The Streptomyces sp. NBC_00510 genomic interval CGCCTTCGCGATCGAGTTCACCGACGTTCTGTGGCGCCGCACGTCCGGCAACAACCGGAAGAACGTCGCCAAGGCGCTCATGACCACGACGATTGCCCTGTTCCGTAGTCCTCTGCCCAGCCGCTTCGCTGCCGTGGACGTACGGACCGCGCTGCGGGAGTTCGCCTTCAACACGAACCGCCGCGGCGAAGCGCCCCCCGAGGTGTCCACGATCCTGCGGTGGGTGGAGCGCAACACCGAGTCGATGGCGGCCTGGGAGGACCCCCGGAAGGTCGACGGCGTGCTCCACTCGCTCGCGTCGAAGCTCGACGGCTCGGCCGCTGCGGCGTCCTCGATCAAGCGGAATCGGAGGGTGCTGAACGTGGCCATGGAGTACGCCGTGAAGCACGCCGTCCTGCGCACCAATCCTCTTCCGAAGGGTCGGGGTACCGCCCCTCAGACGTCGTCCGCGGTCGACAAGCGATCACTCATTAACCCTGACCACGCCGCGAGTCTCCTGGGCTGGATCTGGCGCCGTCCTCGCGGTGGCCGCCGGCTGCACGCCTTCTTCTCCACGCTGTACTACGCGGGGCCCCGGCCGGAGGAAGCGGTGGCCATGCGTGTCCTGGACGCCCAGCTGCCCGCCGAGGACGACGAAGACCAATGGGGCGAGCTGCTGCTCCACACCGCTCGGCCGGAGGTGGGGAAGCAGTGGACGGATACCGGCATGGTCCATGAGGTGCGCGGGCTGAAGGGCAGGGCCAAGGACGACACCCGCGTCGTGCCGTGTCGTCCGGCGCTGACGCGCATCCTGCGGGAGCACGTGAAGGCGGAGGACCTGAAGCCCGGCGATCTGCTCTTCCCCGGGGAGCACGGGGACACCCTCGCGGGGTCGGTTTTTCGCCGCGCCTGGCGCACCGCTCGGCAGCAGGTGCTCGCGCCGGCAGAGTTCGCCTCGCCGCTCGGCAAGCGCGTCTATGACCTGCGGCATACCTGCCTGACGTCGTGGCTCAACGCGGGCGTCCCGCCAGCGCAGGTTGCCGAGTGGGCGGGCAACAGCGTCCCCGTCTTGCTTGCCACCTACGCGCGTTGTATCTCCGGTCAGCTAAGGGATCACCAGAGGCGGATCGAGGCCGGGGGAGACCTCCCCGAGCCGGACGAAGATCGCTGAACCGGTCCCCGGAACTTCGACACGTATTCGACAGAGCCACCCGCGCAAACCCGGTGACAGCCGGACGGCGCCGGAGGGTTCCCGTGATCATCCGCGGGTGGTCCGGCGCTGCTCCGCTCCGCGTGGCGAGGCTCTGACCAGCAAAAAAGCCCCTCCATAGGGAGGGGCGCAGTGGGTGCCCCCGGCAGGACTCGAACCTGCGGCCAAGCGCTTAGAAGGCGCCTGCTCTATCCACTGAGCTACGGGGGCCGGACGTTGGCCGCGACCGAACCCGCCCCTTGTGTCGACGGTTCCGTGACCTTGCCGGGGACAAGGATAGGGCGCGGCTGATGTGCGGCCGGTTGCTTCGCCTTCATGACACGTTGTGTAGGTTCGGTGAAGCGGTCTGATAATCGCAGGCAGGTGCGAATGTCGCACCAGTTTTGGCGCCTCAGCCGACGGCTGTTGTGCACTCGTTATGCCGGTGTCTCTTCCGGCCCTTCCGTCCCGTTCCGGCCTTCTTGCGGGCCGAAAGACGTGAACTAGGCGGAATACGCTTCAAAAACCCATCAAAATGGGGCATTCTGCCACTGTGGCGATCTTGGATGTACGGCCCGAACTCCTCGACGCGCTGTCGGCGCTGCGCGACCGCGTCGCGGACGCGCGCTTTCCCCTCCCCCTTCCCGGAGCCGAGCGGGCCCGCCGCACACGTCAAGAGCTGCTGGCGCAGCTCGACGACTACCTGGTGCCCCGGCTGAAGGCGCCCGAAGCGCCGCTGCTGGCCGTGGTGGGCGGTTCGACGGGAGCGGGGAAGTCCACGCTCGTGAACTCGCTGATCGGGCGGCGGGTGAGTGACGCGGGCGTGCTGCGTCCCACGACGCGCACACCGGTGCTGGTGTGCCACCCCCAGGACCGCGCGTGGTTCGCCGATCCGCGGGTGCTGCCGGGCCTGGCCCGCGCCTGGGCACCGCGCCCCAGGACCGCGGCCGACGCCGACGGGGAGGAGAGGCCGGACGGGAACGACGAGGAACGCGAGGCGGAGGAGACCAGGCTGTGGCTGCGCCTGGAGACCGACGACACGCTGCCGCGCGGACTCGCCCTGCTGGACGCGCCCGACATCGACTCCCTCGTCTCCCGCAACCGCGAGCTCGCCGCAGAACTGCTCTGCGCGGCCGACATCTGGATCCTGGTGACCACCGCGTCGCGCTACGCCGACGCCGTGCCCTGGCACCTGCTGCGTACGGCCAAGGAGTACGACGTCACCCTGGCCACCGTCCTGGACCGGGTGCCGCACCAGATCGCCGAGGACGTCTCGCAGCACTACGCGGCCCTGCTGACCCGGGCCGGGCTCGGGGACGTGCCGCGGTTCACCGTCCCGGAACTGCCCGAGTCCGCGGGGGCCGGCGGGCTGCTGCCGCACACCGCGGTGGCGGCGCTCGGCAGCTGGCTCGCGCACTGCGCCGAGGACCCGGCCGCGCGGCACCAGGCGGCACGGCGCACCGTGTCCGGGGTGCTCGGCTCGCTCGGCAACCGGCTCCCGGAGCTGGCCGGCGCCTCGGCCGCGCAGCACGCCGCCGCGGTACGTCTGACCCGCCACGTGGACAAGGCCTACGACGAGGCCGAGTCGCGCGTGCAGGAGGCCGTCGGCGCCGGGGCGCTGCTCGCCGGGGACGCCCTGGCCAGCTGGCGCGGCTACCCCGACTGCGGTCCTGCGGCCCTGCTGTGCGCCCTCGCCGAGAGCCTGGCGGTCCAGCTGCGCACCGAGGTCGCGACGGCGGACGAGCGGACCCTCGACGCCTGGCGTGGCGACCGCGCGGGCGCCGTCCTGACGGAGGACGCCGACCCGGAGGCGGCCGCCGACGACGCCGCCGAGCGGATCGAGGACGCCGTCGACACCTGGGGGTTCACGGTGAACCGCCTCGCGCACCAGTCGGTGCACGGCAGCGCGGAGGGCGTCGACCCGCAGCACGCGGCGGCACTGATCGCGGTCGCCGTGCTCGGCGGCCGCAAGGGCACGGTCGCGGGCGAGCGGCTCGCCTCCCTGGTCGGCGCGCAGGCGGCGCTGCGGGCGGGCGACCGGGCGCGCGAGGAGCTGGACCGGCTCGTCGGCGACGTGCTCGACGCGGAGCGGGAACTGCGGGCGCTCCCGGTGGACGCGCTGGATGTGACGGCGGCCCAGCAGGCGTCGCTGATCGCGGAGCTTTCGGTCGTGCAGAAGTCGTACGGACTCCAGGAGAGGTGATCAGGTGCTCACAGAGCGGGTGGACGCCCTGTCGGAACTGCTCGGGCTGTCGCGCACCCGCGTGAGCCACGAGGCGCTCGACGGGGCCGGGGAACTGCTGGAACGGGTCGGCGACCGGCGCCGGCTCTCCGCGGACCACACGGTGGTGGCGCTGGCGGGGGCGACGGGCAGCGGGAAGTCGTCCCTGTTCAACGCGCTGACCGGCCTGGAACTGTCGCGGATCGGCGTCCGCCGGCCCACCACCTCGGCGCCGGTCGCCTGTGCCTGGGACCCCCGGGGCGCCTCCGGGCTGCTGGACCGGCTCGGCATCGGCCCCAAGGCGCGGTTCGCCCGGCACAGCGCCCTGGACGCGGTGGCGGAACGGACGGACGACGGGCCCGCCGGCCTGGTCCTGCTCGACCTGCCGGACCACGACTCGGCGGCGACCGCCCACCGCGACCAGGTGGACCGGGTGCTGAAGCTCGTCGACGTGATCGTGTGGGTGCTCGACCCGGAGAAGTACGCGGACGCGGCGCTGCACGAGCGCTACCTGCGGCCGCTGGCCGGGCACGCCGACGTGACCGTCGTCGTCCTCAACCAGATCGACCGGCTCCCGGAGGAGGCCGTCGAGCAGGTCCTGGACGACCTGCGGCGGCTGCTCGACGACGACGGGCTCGCCGTCGGCGAGCACGGCGAGGACGGCGCCATGGTGCTGGCCACCTCGGCGCTGAACGGTGACGGCGTGCCGGAGCTGCGGGCGGCCATCGGCCAGGTCGTGGCGGAGCGCGCGGCTGCGAGCCGGCGGTTGTCCGCGGACGTGGACGGGCTCGCCGAGCGGCTGCGGCCGCTGTACGTCGCCGAGGGGATGACGGGGCTCACCGACCGGTCCCGCGAGGACTTCACGGCGAGCCTCGCCCACGCCGTGGGCGCCGCGGCGGCGGGCCGGGTGGCGGAGCGCACCTGGGCCAGGGCCGCCGAGGAGGCGTGCGGCACTCCGTGGCGGCGGCTGCGCCGCGGACGCGGCGTCGGTCTGCGCGACGGCGCCCTCGACGGCCGCCGTCCGGCGCTGTCGGCGTCCCGTGCGTCGGTCGACGAGGCGGTGCGCGCGGTCGCGGCGGAGGCCGTCGAGGGGTTGCCCGCTCCCTGGGCGCAGGCGGTACGGGAAGCCGCGCGCCGCGGTGGCCGCACGCTCCCGGAGGCGCTGGACGCGACGGTGGAGCGGGTGGCGCCGGACGAGCCGCTGCGCCCCCGGTGGTGGACGGTGGTCGGTACGGCGCAGTGGCTGCTGGCGCTGCTCGCGACGGTGGCGCTGGCGTCGGGGATCGTGACGGCGGCAGGCGCGTTGCGGCTGCCGTGGTGGCTGCCGCCCGCGCTGCTGGCCGTGGGCGCACTGGGCGGTCCGCTGCTCACCCGGGTGAGCCGGTTCGCGGCCCGCGGCCCGGCCCGGCGGCACGGCCAGGCCGCGGAGCGGCGGATGGCCGACGCGGCGGCCGACTGCGGGCGGGCGCGGGTGCTGGAACCGCTGGCGGCGGAATTGCTGCGCTACCGGGAAGTGCGGGAACAGTACGGGGTGCTCTCTGGAAACCACTTCCGGGTGACGGAGTTGTCCACAACAGGCCAGTAATCCACAGGTTGAATCCCATTTCTCCACGGAGGGCGCGGCGGGCGCACCATGGAGCCATCGCGGGGCCGGCGGCAGGGGGCCGCCGGCCGGCGACGGCAACGGGGAGCATCGGCAATGAACGAGACACTGGTCACCGTCGTGGGGAATGTCGCGACCAGGCCGGAATTCCGGAAGACGCCCACGGGCGTGCCGGTCGCCAGGTTCCGGCTGGCGACGACCGCGCGCCGCTGGGACCGGGAGCGCGGCGGCTGGTCCGACGGGCACACCAGCTTCTACACGGTGTGGGCCTGGCGGCAGCTGGGGGAGAACGTGGTGGCATCGGTCGGGGTCGGCGAACCGCTGCTCGTCCAGGGACGCCTGAGGGTGCGTGAGGAGGAGCGCGACGGCCAGCGCTGGATCTCCGCCGACGTCGACGCGATCGCCTGCGGCCACGATCTGACGCGCGGCACCTCGGCGTTCCGGCGGGTGTCCGTGGGCCGCCCGGAACTGATGGTTCCGAATTCCGCCGCGGGTGCCGGGGAGCCGCTCGCTGATCCGCTGGCCGCCCTGTCCGGATAAGCCGGACAGCTGGGCATTCGCCCGGTGGTAAAACGTCGATGATTTATCGACAATTTCACGTCTATGCCTACGCGCGGGTAACGATTGCGATTCGAATACCCGGGCGGCCGTGAATCCTGGTGGCTTTGGTGCGGTTGGTTCCTAGGATTCTGCGGAACCCCGGCTTTCCGCGGGGATCCACAGCTGTCGGCGAGGTGTACCCCCACGACCAGCCTCGCCCGGAGGGGAAATTCATGTTCACTGTACGGAGGCGGGGAGCTGCCCGTCTTGCCGTAGCGATGGTGGCCTCAGGCCTCCTCGCCGCGGGTTCCATAGCCGTTGCCGGGTCCGCCATCGCGGACGACGCGACCCCCACCGCGCCCGGTGCGACGGCGACGCTCGGCGGTCTGAAGACCTTCGGCGAGGCCGTCATCAATGAAGGCGGCAAGGAGGACCCGGTCAGCGCCGGACTCTTCGAGATGTCCGTCGAGGGCGGTGGCACGATCCAGACGTACTGCATCGACCTGCACAACCCGACCCAGGACAACGCCGCCTACAAGGAGGTCTCCTGGGACGAGTCGAGCCTCCACGACAACGCGGACGCCGGCAAGATCAACTGGATTCTGCAGAACTCCTACCCGCAGGTGAACGACCTCGCGGCGCTGCAGAAGACCGCGGCCCTGTCCGGCCCCCTCACCGACAAGCTCGCCGCCGCGGGTACCCAGGTGGCCATCTGGCGCTTCTCCGACAAGGCCGACGTGACGGCGGTCGACCCGGTCGCCGAGGAGCTCGCGGACTGGCTGGAGGACCACGCCAAGGACCTCCGGGAGCCCGCGGCGTCGCTGACCCTCGACCCGCCGGCGGTCTCCGGCAAGGCCGGTGACCTGCTCGGTCCGATCACCGTCCACACCAACGCCTCCACCGTCCAGGTGAGCCCCGCGCCCAGCAACCCCTCCGGCGTCAAGGTCACCGACAAGAACGGCACCGCGGTCACCTCCGCCAAGGACGGCGACGAGGTCTACTTCGACGTCGAGGCCGGCACCCCCGACGGCACGACCTCGCTGACCGCCACCGCGAACACCAAGCTCCCGGTCGGCCGCGCGTTCACGGGCGTCAACAGCACCACGCAGGTCCAGATCCTCGCCGGCTCCAGCGACAGCTCCGTCTCCGCGACGGCCACCGGCACCTGGGCCGCCAAGGGCCCGATCCCGGCGGTCTCCGCCGAGGTCAACTGCGCCAAGAACGGCCTGGACGTGACGGCCGCCAACGAGGGTGACAAGCCGTTCACCTTCACGCTGGCCGACAAGGAGTACACGGTCGAGGCCGGAAAGTCCGAGACCATCACCGTGCCGGTGGCCGAGGACCAGCACTACAAGGTCACCATCACCGGCCCCGAGGGCTTCGAGAAGACCTTCGAGGGCGTCCTCGACTGCGAGACCGCCGGCAACGGCGGTGGCACCCCGTCCTCCTCGCCCAGCCCGGCCACGGCCGGCGGCTCCGAGGGCACCGGTGACACCGGCTCCACCACCGGCGGCGACCTCGCCGAGACCGGTTCGAGCAGCGCCACCCCGGTGATCGCCGGCATCGCGATCGCCCTGGTCGTCCTCGGTGGCGGCGCGGTCTTCTTCCTCCGCAAGAAGAAGGCGGCCCCGTCCGCCGAGTGAGCTGACACCACTGGCCGCTCCTGAGTGAAGGGGGCGGAGGTCGACAGACCTCCGCCCCCTTCGCCGTTCCGCGGCACGCACGGACGCCCGGAACAGGTCTGCGGGTCCACCCCGACCGCGGACAGCGGCTTGGCGGCGCCGCCGCATGAGCCGACGATCAGGCGTCGTTCGACATCTGGTCGGGGGTGCGGGCGGGTCCGCGTGGGCGACGAGGCCGAGTGCGACCGGGGCGGTGCCGCGACGTCCCCCTCGGAGTGATCTCCGAGGGGGACGCCACGTGGCACGGGCTCAGTACTGTTCGGTCTCCACGAAACCGGCGTCCGCGCCGTCGTCCGCGCCGAAGGCGGCGGCGGTCGGGTCGAATCCGGGCGGGCTGTCCTTGAGGGCCAGGCCCAGGCCGGCCAGCTTCGCCTTGACCTCGTCGATCGACTTCGCACCGAAGTTGCGGATGTCGAGCAGGTCGGCCTCGGAGCGCGCCAGCAGCTCACCCACCGAGTGAACGCCCTCGCGCTTGAGGCAGTTGTAGGAACGGACGGTGAGCTCGAGCTCCTCGATCGGCAGCGCCATGTCGGCGGCGAGCGCGGCGTCCGTGGGGGACGGGCCCATGTCGATGCCCTCGGCGTCGACGTTCAGCTCGCGGGCGAGACCGAACAGCTCGACGAGGGTCTTGCCGGCCGAGGCCATGGCGTCGCGGGGACGCATGGCCTGCTTGGTCTCGACGTCGACGATCAGCTTGTCGAAGTCGGTGCGCTGCTCGACACGGGTCGCCTCGACCTTGTAGGTGACCTTGAGCACGGGGCTGTAGATGGAGTCGACCGGGATGCGGCCGATCTCCTGGCCCTGCTGCTTGTTCTGGACGGCCGAGACGTAGCCGCGACCGCGCTCGACGGTCAGCTCCACCTCCAGCTTGCCCTTGCCGTTCAGGGTGGCCAGGACGAGGTCGGGGTTGTGCACCTCGACTCCGGCCGGGGGCGCGATGTCGGCGGCGGTGACGACGCCGGGGCCCTGCTTGCGCAGGTACATCACGACGGGCTCGTCGTGCTCCGAGGAGACGACGAGCTGCTTGATGTTGAGGATGAGGTCGGTGACGTCCTCCTTGACACCCGGCACGGTGGTGAACTCGTGCAGGACGCCGTCGACCCGGATCGAGGTGACGGCGGCACCCGGGATCGACGACAGGAGGGTGCGGCGGAGCGAGTTGCCGAGGGTGTAGCCGAAGCCCGGCTCCAGCGGCTCGATCACGAACCGGGAACGGAACTCGTCGACGACCTCTTCGGTCAGTGAGGGACGCTGAGCAATCAGCACGGGGTATTGCCTCCAGTGTTTGGCGCCCGCTATGTGACGCCGTAGACACCATGAAGGGTACGGGTGCTACGGCCTCCCGCGTGGCTGACCCGCCCGTCCGCCGGTCGGTCGGCGGCCCGGCGCCTGCTGGCGCCGAGTACAACGATCAGCTATCCGTGCCCCCGAGAGTCAGCCACTGGGGCATTTCGTGGGTGCATACTGGGGGCAATGACTAAGCCTGCTGCACCGAAGCGTCATTTGCCCACCAGCCCCTTCAAGGCCCCGGTCGCGCCCGCTCCCAAGCACTTCGCGGTGGGCGACCAGGTCACGCACGACATTCACGGTCTCGGTCGGGTCGTCGACGTCGACGAGGGAACCGCGGTGATCGTGGATTTCGGCTCGGCGCAAATGCGGATCTTGAGCCCGTACAGCAAGATGACCAAGCTGTAGGACCGCTGTGCCGGGTCTCGGCACGCCAGGGCCCTTCAGGGGGTCCTGTTTTACGAAAGGGAAACCTCTCATCGATGTGACGTCGCTGTTCTCCGCCCCGGAAGGGCAACCCCGCGGTACCACCGCAGCGTCGCCGTCTCCGACGACGAACCCCTTCCAGGCCCCGGACTTCGGGGAAGACGAGACCTTCGCTCCCGAGGACGTAGAGGAGCCTGCCCCGGGCATGCGTGCCCCGCGGCCCAAGGGCAGGTAGCTCCCACGAGTGCCGGCGGTTCTGCCGGCACGCAGCGGGACGACCACGGAACCAGGCCCGGACTCAGCCGCTGACGGATCCGCAGCTGAGGTTGACCACGGTTCCCGTGATGGCGCCCGCCCGGTCGGAGGCCATGAAAGCGGCCGTCTCCGCGACTTCGGCCAGCTTCGGCAGCCGGCGCAGCGCCGTGCCGCGTTCCATGTAGGCCTTCACCGTGGGGCTGTCCTCGGGATCGGGCTCGGCGTCGTCGATCATGCCCCAGGACACCCAGGCCTCCGGGATGCCGTCCGGACGCAGGCAGACGACACGTACGCCGCGCGGTCCGACCTCACCGGCCAGGTGCCGGGAGAGCAGTTCCACGGCGCCGCAGGCGACACCGAAGCCCCCGGTGGCGTGGAAGCCCTGGTCCCGGCCGGAGAGGTGGGCTGCCGCCGTGGAGAAGGTCACGATGACGCCCGAGCCCTGTTCGGCCATGTACCGGGCCGCGGTCGTCGCGGTGACGAAGTTGGCGGTGGCCGCGGTGGTGATCGGCGTCAGGAAGTCGTCCACGGACATACCGGTCAGTGGCGTGCCCTGCAGGTCACCGCGGATGCTGACCGCGTTCACGGAGACGTCGAGCCGGCCCGTCGTCCGGACCACCTCGGCGGCGTGCCGCTCGACCGCCTCCCGGTCGAGCGCGTCGACCTGCGCGACGTCGGCCCGGCCGCCGGCGGACTCGATTTCCTCGGCCAGCTCCTTCAGCCCGGCGAGCCTGCGACCGGTGAGGAAGACCCGTGCTCCCTCGCGGCCGAAGGTCCGGGCCACGGTCCGCCCGACCGCACCGCCCGCGCCGTAGACGACTGCGGTCTTGTGCTCCAGCAGCATGTCCGGTCCCCCTGATCAGAGTCTGTTTGTCGATCGTGCGGGCACCTTAGACGCCGGTACTGACAGAGGGGCTCCCATGTGCGGTGGCCGTCGAATGCGTGTACGAGTCGCCTCCGGTTCCGGCGCGCCCGCGGAGCCGGCCGGAAGCGTGAGCGAGGTCGCCCGGGTACTCGTTTCCGCCCAGGGGTGGACGGCTGGCAAGATGGGGTGTTACTTGCCGGGGGGCGCGAAAAGGCCCCTCACCAGCAGGTTTCCCGCCGATGAGGGGCCGTGTCAGGCAGCCTGGGCCGTGCCTGGGCCGTCGTCGGTTCTGCCGGCGGCCCGGTACATGCTGCGGAACGCGGCAGCCGGAGGCAGGACGGGGCCGCCTGTCGCGGGGTCTCCTGGCAGGCCGACTAAGGTCTGGCCCGAATTTCTGGAGCGGGTGTCGCCCCTGCAAGTTGAGCCCGTCTCGGGGTCGGCTCTAGGCCGTTGGCTCGGTCACTGCGCTACGGCCGTGTCGGACCGTCCGCTGACGTTCTTGGCGAGAGCGGTGCGTGCGGCCTGCAGTAGCTCTTCGGAGATCGGGTTGCCCCGGGTGGCGCGGGCAAGGACAAGGGCACCGACCATGGTGCAGAGCTGGGCCATGCCGTCGTCGTCGCCGGTGGCCAGCCGAGCGGCGCGGTTCCGTACACCCTTGATGTAAGCCTGCTGGGAGCGGGCGGCCTGGTCGAAGTCGCGCCCCAGGTCGGCGGCGAATCCGGAGACGGGGCAGCCGTCGCCGGCGTGATCGCGGTGCCAGATCGAGAGGTACTGCTCGATCAGCGTCCTGCGGGCGGCCTCGGGGTCCTCGGTCTGTTCCTCGGGCGTCACCGGTGAGTGCGCCGCCGGATCCGCGAAGGCGTGGGCGATGGCGGTGTCGACCAGGTCCTCCTTGGAAGTGAACTGCTTGTAGAACGCGCCATGGGTGAGCCCGACGGCTTTCATCAGGTCGGCGATGCTGACCGCGGTGCCCTTCTCACGGAACATCCGGGAGGCGGTGGCCACGACGTGCTGCCGGTTCTCCTGTGCTTGCGCCTTGGACACGCGGCCCACGGAATCACCCTCCTCGAATGGCTGTCACTTGTCATCTATCTTAACGTGTGTTTAGTTGTATTGCGACAGCTATTTTGCGTCGACGGGATCCCGGCAGGTCATGCAGGGCCCTGAGCTGTCTCCCTGCCCGAGGCCGGCGGCGTCCGTCCCGCAATCGCAGCACTACCGAAAGCACTGGAGACCTCTGTGGCGCCACCGCCCACCCCCACCGAGTCCTCGGCACCCGCGGAGCCCCCGTCGCCCGTGCCGCCTGCCCAGCGACGGAGCGTTTCCGAGGCGGTCCACCGCCGGCGCTGGGCGACCCTGGTCGTGCTGTCGTGCAGCCTCTTGGTGGTGATGCTGGACAACTCGATCCTCAACGTGGCGATGAAGGTCATTGCCGAGCCGGCTCCCGCCGGACTCGGTTCCACCCAGAGCCAGTTGGAGTGGGCGGTCAACTCCTACACGCTGGTCTTCGCCGGGCTGCTCTTCACTGCGGGCCTGCTCGGTGACCGGCTCGGCCGCAAGAAGGTGCTGCTCTTCGGCATGCTGGTGTTCGGTGCGGGATCCGCGCTGTCCGCGTTGTCGGACTCCTCCGGGCAGCTCATAGCCTTCCGCGCCGTTATGGGCTTCGGCGGCGCCTTCATCCTGCCCGCCACCCTCGCGATCATCATGAACGTTTTCGAGCGCGAGGAGCAGCCCAAGGCCATCGGCATATGGACCGGTGTGGTCGGTTTCGCCATCGCCGCCGGCCCGATCGCGGGTGGCATCCTGCTGGAGCACTTCTGGTGGGGCTCGGTCTTCCTGGTCAATGTGCCGATCGTGCTCGCCGCCCTGGTCGCGATGGTGGCGATCGTCCCCGACTCCAAGGACCCCGGGCCCGGCAGGCTCGACCCGGTCGGCGTGCTGCTGTCGATCGCCGGTCTGGCGCTGCTGGTCTACGGCATCATCAAGGGCGGTCAGCTGGGCGACTTCACCCGGCCCGAGGTCTGGGTGACGATCCTCGGCGGTCTGGCGCTCCTGGCCGGATTCGTGGCGTACGAGGCCCATAGCGATCATCCGGCCCTCGACGTCGCCTACTTCCGCAACCGGCGGTTCTCGGCGTCCGTCGCCGCCATCGGCCTGGTCTTCTTCGCCCTCATGGGCGTCACGTTCTTCAGCGTCTTCTACAACCAGAGCGTTCGCGGCTACAGCGTCCTGCAGTCCGGTCTTCTCGTGCTGCCGCTGGCCGCCTCCCAGATGTTCTTCGCCCCGCGGGCCCGGCTGGTCGTCAACCGCTTCGGCGCCCGAGCCGTGTGCGCTACCGGCCTGGTCCTGACCGCCGTGTCCTTTGCCGGCTTTTTGGTGCTCGGCCAGGACACCCCCATCTGGGTACTGGAGGTGCTGTTCTTCCTGATGGGCGCGGGGATGGCCCATGTGATGCCGCCCGCCACCGTCATGATCATGTCGTCGCTGCCGAGACAGAAGGCCGGCTCGGGATCGGCGGTCAACAACACCTTCCGGCAGGTCGGCGGCGCCATGGGGGTCGCCGTGCTGGGGTCGCTGCTGTCCA includes:
- a CDS encoding MFS transporter, with product MPPAQRRSVSEAVHRRRWATLVVLSCSLLVVMLDNSILNVAMKVIAEPAPAGLGSTQSQLEWAVNSYTLVFAGLLFTAGLLGDRLGRKKVLLFGMLVFGAGSALSALSDSSGQLIAFRAVMGFGGAFILPATLAIIMNVFEREEQPKAIGIWTGVVGFAIAAGPIAGGILLEHFWWGSVFLVNVPIVLAALVAMVAIVPDSKDPGPGRLDPVGVLLSIAGLALLVYGIIKGGQLGDFTRPEVWVTILGGLALLAGFVAYEAHSDHPALDVAYFRNRRFSASVAAIGLVFFALMGVTFFSVFYNQSVRGYSVLQSGLLVLPLAASQMFFAPRARLVVNRFGARAVCATGLVLTAVSFAGFLVLGQDTPIWVLEVLFFLMGAGMAHVMPPATVMIMSSLPRQKAGSGSAVNNTFRQVGGAMGVAVLGSLLSTTYRNGIDGHLGVLPASDRHAAGESLQATLTVAEKLGPVGRALVRPAKDSFIHAMHLTALGSAAVALVGALVVLAFLPGKDAAEAVASDKSRRRTV